In Acidobacteriota bacterium, a genomic segment contains:
- a CDS encoding NAD(P)/FAD-dependent oxidoreductase, producing the protein MKLPSNGQDASAASGRWDRRKFLTTSGLALSHLAWSGCTSSRAERSPIEEVVVVGAGIAGLTAAYRLLQAGVPVRILEAQERVGGRIWTLREQFAEGQFVELGGDRIDSGSLRVAALCRALGLELEDLWQDGPHLRPSFLFGGARRGEAEILRSLGSIAERLTSDRSLILPYGTPSYRNPGGSFLDRLSLEQWLELAGAEGWIRDLLAVAYGAEGGRGPGEQSALNLVTRLEPGGQNLRLLGRRDGRFRVRGGNDRLIAALAARLGGRIATGTVLEAVRRRADGSLALSVRQGASVRVVSAPYAIVTLPFSTLRRVELDVDLPPVKQRAIDELAYGDHARLVLGFGQRTWRQQGLNGALWSDRPRQRVAEASRGQAGRAGILTPDAWGAGRRQVVAGPVATRADAALRQWAPLFGDLAAAHRPPAVRFDWQSFEWSQGSVSCYAPGQWTIFGGSEGERHGRLLFAGEHCSRIAPGSIEGGCETGWAAAEALLVDFGLLAPPRRRGA; encoded by the coding sequence GTGAAGCTGCCTTCGAACGGGCAAGACGCCAGCGCCGCCAGCGGACGTTGGGATCGCCGCAAATTTCTGACCACCTCGGGCTTGGCCCTGTCGCACCTCGCCTGGAGTGGCTGTACCAGCAGCCGCGCGGAACGCTCGCCGATCGAAGAGGTGGTGGTGGTCGGCGCCGGCATCGCCGGCTTGACGGCCGCTTACCGATTGCTCCAGGCCGGCGTTCCGGTGCGCATCCTCGAGGCCCAAGAGCGGGTCGGGGGGCGCATCTGGACCTTGCGAGAGCAGTTTGCGGAGGGGCAGTTCGTCGAGCTCGGAGGGGATCGCATCGATTCCGGGAGCCTGCGGGTGGCGGCGTTGTGCCGGGCCCTCGGTCTCGAGCTCGAAGATCTCTGGCAGGATGGCCCCCACCTGCGACCGTCCTTCCTCTTCGGCGGTGCGCGCCGCGGCGAGGCCGAGATCCTGCGCAGCCTCGGCAGCATCGCCGAGCGATTGACCTCGGACCGCTCCCTGATCTTGCCCTACGGGACGCCCAGCTATCGCAATCCCGGCGGCAGCTTTCTGGATCGGCTCAGCCTCGAGCAGTGGCTCGAGCTGGCCGGCGCCGAGGGCTGGATTCGGGATCTGCTGGCGGTGGCCTACGGTGCCGAGGGCGGCCGTGGACCTGGAGAGCAGTCGGCCCTCAATCTGGTGACGCGGCTGGAGCCCGGCGGCCAGAACCTGCGACTGCTCGGGCGCCGCGACGGGCGCTTCCGGGTGCGGGGCGGCAACGACCGCCTGATCGCCGCCCTGGCGGCTCGTCTCGGAGGCCGCATCGCGACCGGAACGGTGCTCGAAGCGGTACGCCGCCGGGCCGACGGCAGCCTCGCTTTGAGCGTTCGGCAGGGAGCCTCGGTGCGAGTGGTGTCGGCGCCCTATGCCATCGTCACCTTGCCCTTCAGCACCCTGCGCCGGGTCGAGCTCGACGTCGACCTGCCGCCGGTGAAGCAACGGGCGATCGACGAGCTGGCTTACGGCGATCACGCCCGGCTGGTTCTCGGCTTCGGCCAGCGGACCTGGCGCCAACAGGGCCTCAACGGCGCGCTGTGGAGCGACCGGCCGCGCCAGCGGGTCGCCGAAGCCTCCCGCGGCCAGGCCGGCCGCGCCGGAATCTTGACCCCGGACGCCTGGGGCGCCGGCCGGCGCCAGGTAGTGGCGGGCCCGGTGGCGACCCGGGCCGACGCCGCGCTGCGCCAGTGGGCGCCGCTGTTCGGCGATCTGGCGGCGGCCCATCGACCCCCCGCCGTGCGCTTCGACTGGCAGTCCTTCGAGTGGAGCCAGGGGAGCGTGAGCTGCTATGCCCCGGGCCAGTGGACCATCTTCGGAGGTTCCGAAGGCGAGCGCCACGGTCGCTTGTTGTTCGCCGGCGAGCACTGCTCCCGCATCGCCCCGGGCAGCATCGAGGGCGGCTGTGAGACCGGTTGGGCCGCAGCCGAGGCGCTGCTGGTGGACTTCGGTCTGCTGGCGCCGCCGCGTCGCCGGGGCGCCTGA
- a CDS encoding ASCH domain-containing protein: MSQDLNAVLRRYPNATTFTFGDSRELCDGLIELVRQGKKTATCDALQSFESEAEAMPVVGRRDIALDWDGRPALVLETESVDRVRFCDVEVDFALAEGEDEDLAGWQRNHQAYFERSGGFDPKMILVCERFRLVEDLGRQDSLGQESDNR; encoded by the coding sequence ATGTCGCAAGACCTGAACGCCGTCCTCAGGCGCTATCCGAATGCCACGACCTTCACCTTCGGTGACAGTCGAGAGCTTTGTGACGGGCTGATCGAGCTGGTGCGACAGGGCAAGAAAACGGCGACCTGCGATGCTCTCCAGAGCTTCGAGTCCGAAGCAGAGGCCATGCCCGTCGTCGGACGCCGGGACATCGCCCTCGACTGGGACGGCCGTCCGGCTCTGGTGCTCGAAACGGAGTCCGTCGACCGAGTTCGGTTCTGTGACGTCGAAGTGGATTTCGCTCTCGCCGAGGGCGAAGACGAAGACCTGGCAGGGTGGCAGCGCAACCACCAGGCCTACTTCGAGCGCAGCGGTGGCTTCGATCCCAAGATGATTCTAGTCTGCGAACGCTTTCGCTTGGTCGAAGACCTCGGTCGGCAGGACTCCCTCGGCCAGGAATCGGACAACCGCTAG
- a CDS encoding SDR family oxidoreductase: MQLDGRKMWITGASSGIGEALALAASRRGARLVLSARRAEVLEQVRDRCEGSPHHQVVAVDLADGDGIRRAAEEVLADGPVDIVVHCGGVSQRALAQDTREEVDRKLFEVNYFGTVALTKALLPAMLERGRGHFVVVSSLVGKIGTPLRSSYAAAKHALHGFFDSLRAEVWDQGLRVTIICPGFIRTRVSHNALTGDGSPQGTLDRAQANGMAPEACAAEILRAIEGEKSEVLIGGRERWAVHLKRFLPGTFERVIRKARVT, translated from the coding sequence ATGCAGCTCGACGGTCGAAAGATGTGGATCACCGGAGCCTCTTCCGGCATCGGCGAAGCCCTGGCTCTGGCGGCGAGCCGGCGCGGCGCCCGGCTCGTCCTCTCCGCCCGGCGGGCCGAAGTGCTCGAGCAGGTCCGCGACCGCTGCGAGGGCTCGCCGCACCACCAAGTCGTGGCCGTCGATTTGGCCGACGGCGACGGCATCCGCCGGGCCGCCGAGGAAGTTCTCGCCGACGGGCCGGTGGACATCGTGGTCCACTGCGGTGGAGTCTCCCAGCGCGCTCTCGCCCAGGACACCCGCGAGGAGGTCGACCGCAAGCTCTTCGAAGTCAACTACTTCGGCACCGTCGCCCTGACCAAGGCGCTGCTGCCGGCGATGCTCGAGCGCGGTCGGGGACACTTCGTCGTGGTCAGCAGCCTGGTGGGCAAGATCGGCACGCCGCTGCGCTCCTCCTACGCCGCTGCCAAGCACGCCCTTCACGGCTTCTTCGACTCGCTGCGCGCCGAGGTCTGGGACCAGGGGCTGCGAGTGACCATCATCTGCCCGGGCTTCATCCGCACTCGCGTGTCCCACAACGCCCTCACCGGCGACGGCAGCCCCCAGGGCACCCTCGATCGCGCCCAGGCCAATGGCATGGCCCCGGAAGCCTGCGCCGCCGAGATCCTGCGCGCCATCGAGGGCGAGAAGAGCGAAGTGCTGATCGGTGGGCGCGAGCGCTGGGCGGTGCATCTCAAGCGCTTCCTGCCGGGCACCTTCGAGCGCGTCATCCGCAAGGCGCGGGTGACCTGA
- a CDS encoding DUF4332 domain-containing protein, which translates to MNYRIDEIEGIGPKYAAKLKPAGIKNTKDFLKHCADRKGRKKVSGETGISEKLLLEWANMADLMRINGIGRQFAELLEAAGVDTVKELRNRKPANLAAKMAETREKTKVAKVAPPESKVEDWVQQAKSLTPMISH; encoded by the coding sequence ATGAATTACCGGATCGACGAGATCGAGGGGATTGGCCCGAAGTACGCTGCCAAGCTGAAGCCGGCCGGAATCAAGAACACCAAGGACTTCTTGAAGCATTGCGCCGATCGCAAGGGGCGCAAGAAGGTCAGTGGCGAGACCGGCATCAGCGAGAAGCTGTTGCTCGAATGGGCCAACATGGCCGACTTGATGCGGATCAACGGCATCGGCCGCCAGTTCGCCGAGCTACTCGAAGCCGCCGGCGTCGACACGGTCAAGGAGCTGCGCAATCGCAAGCCCGCCAACCTCGCCGCCAAGATGGCCGAGACGCGCGAGAAGACCAAAGTCGCCAAGGTCGCGCCGCCGGAGTCGAAGGTCGAGGACTGGGTGCAGCAGGCCAAGAGCCTGACCCCGATGATCAGTCACTGA
- a CDS encoding tetratricopeptide repeat protein, with protein MNLRHRTPPILLSLLLAASAVTAQATPSDDQPRPFAANPAIEEATLVIARAPGTQLRRLERVVDRIFSKKHGLGFEYASHPTFTAAEAFEHGRGNCLSLVNLFVAMARSAGIRAYFVEVEDFETFHRVGESVVRSTHVVGGVTLDGRLETVDFYPGREKSYRNMRIISDDRGAAHYYNAVAAEAMLTGDLAAAEPLFRRALALDPTLIEGWNNLALLAQRHGRTVEAIALVEKALQQDPEFLPAIENLSGLYRVAGRTAEARATTARVLELKTRNPFYLLDRAREHFAAADLDTADRLLERAGRIEKRISEIHLLRGRIALVRGDEKKANRHFARAVRFADERPRLFQQNLEGKVDKLLLASR; from the coding sequence ATGAACCTTCGTCACCGCACTCCCCCGATCCTCCTCTCGCTACTCCTGGCGGCCTCTGCCGTCACCGCCCAGGCCACCCCTTCGGACGACCAGCCGAGGCCCTTCGCCGCCAACCCCGCCATCGAAGAGGCGACCCTGGTGATCGCGCGTGCCCCGGGCACCCAGCTCAGGCGCCTGGAGCGCGTCGTCGACCGCATCTTCTCCAAGAAGCACGGTCTCGGCTTCGAGTACGCCAGCCACCCGACCTTCACCGCGGCCGAGGCCTTCGAGCACGGTCGCGGCAACTGCCTGTCGTTGGTCAACCTGTTCGTCGCCATGGCGCGCAGCGCCGGCATTCGGGCCTACTTCGTCGAGGTCGAAGACTTCGAGACCTTCCACCGGGTGGGCGAGTCGGTGGTGCGCTCGACCCATGTCGTCGGCGGAGTCACCCTCGACGGCCGGCTCGAGACCGTCGACTTCTATCCCGGCCGCGAGAAGTCCTACCGCAATATGCGCATCATCTCCGACGACCGCGGAGCGGCTCACTACTACAACGCGGTGGCCGCCGAAGCCATGCTGACCGGCGACCTGGCGGCCGCAGAGCCCCTCTTCCGGCGCGCCCTGGCCCTCGATCCGACCCTCATCGAGGGCTGGAACAACCTCGCCTTGCTGGCCCAACGGCACGGCCGCACCGTCGAAGCCATCGCCCTGGTCGAGAAGGCCCTGCAGCAAGATCCGGAGTTCCTGCCGGCGATCGAGAACCTCTCCGGCCTCTACCGGGTCGCCGGCCGCACCGCCGAGGCGCGGGCGACCACCGCCCGCGTCCTCGAGCTCAAGACGCGCAACCCCTTCTACCTGCTGGATCGCGCCCGCGAGCACTTTGCGGCCGCCGATCTCGACACTGCCGATCGCCTCCTCGAGCGCGCCGGCCGGATCGAAAAGCGCATCTCGGAGATCCACTTGCTGCGTGGCCGCATCGCTCTGGTGCGCGGCGACGAGAAGAAGGCCAACCGGCATTTCGCCCGCGCCGTGCGCTTCGCCGACGAACGCCCCCGGCTCTTCCAGCAGAATCTCGAGGGCAAGGTGGACAAACTCCTTCTCGCAAGCCGCTAA
- a CDS encoding carbonic anhydrase, producing MIAPDAAIERLRAGNRRYCSSPVEATARDHGPRRREVASGQQPFAVIVGCADSRGPPEIIFDQGLGDLFVIRIAGNLVTSAALGSVEFALGALGARLVVVLGHSRCGAVSAALAEAPPASRDLAALVAEIRSGLGRRTADPTAAVRANVEHQVERLRSHFGGSEPADLVIVGAEYDLDSGAVEFLADD from the coding sequence ATGATCGCTCCTGACGCCGCCATCGAACGTCTGCGCGCCGGCAACCGGCGCTATTGCTCCTCGCCGGTCGAGGCCACGGCCAGGGACCACGGTCCGCGGCGCCGAGAAGTCGCGTCGGGTCAGCAGCCATTCGCCGTCATCGTCGGCTGTGCCGACTCCCGGGGTCCCCCGGAAATCATCTTCGACCAGGGCTTGGGCGACCTCTTCGTCATCCGCATCGCCGGCAACCTGGTGACCTCCGCCGCCCTCGGCAGCGTCGAGTTCGCCCTCGGCGCCCTCGGCGCCCGGCTGGTGGTGGTGCTGGGCCACAGCCGCTGTGGGGCCGTCTCGGCGGCCCTCGCCGAAGCGCCACCGGCGAGCCGCGATCTCGCCGCCCTGGTCGCTGAGATCCGCAGCGGATTGGGCCGACGGACGGCAGATCCGACCGCCGCCGTGCGGGCCAACGTCGAGCATCAGGTCGAACGCCTGCGCAGCCACTTCGGCGGCAGCGAGCCGGCGGACCTGGTCATCGTCGGCGCCGAGTATGACCTCGACAGCGGCGCCGTCGAGTTTCTCGCCGACGACTGA
- a CDS encoding VWA domain-containing protein, which translates to MFSDFFFFLRACGLKVSLTEWLSLMRALALGHSRADLRTFYSLARSLLVKREVDFDLYDRAFATFFHGVENQFEVDDELLAWLADPKLPDLASALPDGLELEDLKRLFEERREEQQERHDGGNRWIGTGGTSPFGHGGRHPTGVRVGGPGGGRSAVQVAGERRFRNLRGDRILDSRQIGMALRRLRRLGQDEGPEELDVEATVDASARSGGDIDLVFAPPRRNRIQLLLLMDVGGSMDPHTALCERLFTAAHAAQHFKRFEVRFFHNCVYERLYTDMAQGHGERTADRLKQLDERWSVIFVGDAWMAPWELTHVGGAIDYFHHNDDTGLRWLQRIRRRCPDSVWLNPEPQRIWQAPSIDLIRHVFPMYELSLEGLAEAIDVLRGVRPNRPMAA; encoded by the coding sequence ATGTTCAGCGATTTCTTCTTTTTTCTGCGCGCTTGCGGCCTCAAGGTCAGCCTCACCGAGTGGCTGTCCCTGATGCGCGCCCTGGCCCTCGGCCACAGCCGCGCCGATCTGCGCACCTTCTACTCCCTGGCGCGCAGCCTGTTGGTCAAGCGAGAGGTCGACTTCGATCTCTACGATCGCGCCTTCGCGACCTTTTTCCACGGCGTCGAGAATCAGTTCGAGGTCGACGACGAGCTCCTCGCCTGGTTGGCCGATCCCAAGCTGCCGGATCTCGCTTCGGCGCTGCCCGACGGCCTCGAGCTGGAAGACCTGAAGCGCCTGTTCGAGGAGCGTCGGGAGGAGCAGCAGGAACGGCACGACGGCGGCAATCGCTGGATCGGCACCGGGGGCACGTCGCCCTTCGGCCACGGCGGCCGCCATCCCACCGGGGTGCGGGTCGGCGGTCCCGGCGGTGGCCGCTCGGCGGTGCAGGTGGCCGGCGAACGGCGCTTCCGCAACTTGCGCGGGGATCGCATCCTCGATAGCCGGCAGATCGGCATGGCCCTGCGCCGGCTGCGCCGCCTGGGCCAGGACGAGGGGCCCGAGGAGCTCGATGTCGAAGCCACCGTCGATGCCAGCGCGCGCAGCGGGGGAGACATCGATCTGGTCTTCGCGCCGCCGCGGCGCAACCGCATCCAGCTCCTGCTGCTGATGGACGTCGGGGGCTCGATGGATCCCCACACGGCGCTCTGCGAGCGCCTGTTCACGGCGGCCCACGCGGCCCAGCACTTCAAGCGCTTCGAGGTCCGGTTCTTCCACAACTGCGTCTACGAGCGTCTCTACACGGACATGGCCCAAGGCCACGGCGAGCGCACGGCGGATCGCCTCAAGCAGCTCGACGAGCGCTGGTCGGTCATTTTCGTCGGCGATGCCTGGATGGCTCCCTGGGAGCTGACCCATGTTGGCGGCGCGATCGACTATTTCCACCACAACGACGACACCGGCTTGAGATGGCTTCAGCGCATCCGGCGGCGCTGCCCCGATTCGGTCTGGCTCAACCCGGAGCCGCAGCGCATCTGGCAGGCACCGAGCATCGATCTCATTCGTCATGTGTTTCCGATGTACGAGCTGAGCCTCGAAGGGCTCGCCGAGGCCATCGACGTGTTGCGCGGGGTGCGCCCCAACCGGCCGATGGCGGCGTGA
- a CDS encoding MoxR family ATPase — MGFQQFTGTETYLASGELRDAVNVAIALEKPLLVRGEPGTGKTVLAEAIAESLVMELLVWNIKSTSKAQDGLYVYDTVQRLNDARFGDQDISDVSRYIKLGPLGASLTSGQRVVLLIDEIDKADLEFPNDLLHELDRMTFTVQETGEVHSAQQRPVMIITSNNEKELPDAFLRRCVFHYIAFPDKEAMEKVVRIHHPDVEAELLQQVLLRFFWLRDLPDLRKRPSTSELIDWIAALRRGGVAAETLEQELPFLGVLLKRESDLESVLRVQQRRAYN, encoded by the coding sequence ATGGGATTTCAACAGTTTACGGGAACCGAGACCTACCTCGCTTCGGGCGAGCTGCGCGATGCCGTCAACGTCGCCATCGCCCTCGAGAAGCCGCTGCTGGTGCGCGGCGAGCCGGGCACCGGCAAGACGGTTCTGGCGGAGGCCATCGCCGAGAGTCTGGTGATGGAGCTGCTGGTGTGGAACATCAAGTCGACCAGCAAGGCGCAGGATGGACTCTATGTCTACGACACCGTGCAGCGCCTCAACGACGCCCGCTTCGGCGACCAGGACATCTCGGACGTTAGCCGCTACATCAAGCTCGGGCCGCTGGGCGCTTCCCTGACCAGCGGCCAGCGGGTGGTGTTGTTGATCGACGAGATCGACAAGGCGGACCTCGAGTTTCCCAACGATCTGCTGCACGAGCTCGACCGCATGACCTTCACCGTGCAGGAGACCGGCGAGGTGCACAGCGCTCAGCAGCGACCGGTGATGATCATCACCTCGAACAACGAGAAGGAGCTGCCGGATGCCTTTCTGCGCCGCTGCGTCTTCCACTACATCGCCTTTCCCGACAAGGAGGCGATGGAGAAGGTGGTGCGCATCCACCATCCGGATGTCGAAGCCGAGCTGCTGCAGCAGGTGCTGCTGCGCTTTTTCTGGCTGCGCGACCTGCCGGACCTGCGCAAGCGGCCGTCGACCAGTGAGCTGATCGACTGGATCGCCGCCCTGCGCCGGGGTGGGGTGGCGGCGGAGACCCTGGAGCAGGAGCTGCCGTTCCTCGGCGTGCTGTTGAAGCGCGAGTCGGATCTCGAATCGGTCCTGCGGGTGCAGCAACGCCGCGCCTACAACTGA
- a CDS encoding thioredoxin family protein has translation MRRILPRLALLALLMPTIAAADKPTEAAFEGLDLRLRETAVGTTLALPQFRVYDAAGRLVMDYEGYSSEFPFALEAVLDAPQPLDSPRHLEFELATLEGPQGEPLPELPEADLVLVKYSAVWCIPCHAMARDLDQVLATERDLKVLVLNVSADHIEL, from the coding sequence ATGAGAAGAATCCTGCCCAGGCTCGCCCTGCTCGCCCTGCTGATGCCCACCATCGCAGCCGCCGACAAACCCACCGAGGCGGCCTTCGAGGGCCTCGACCTACGCCTGCGAGAGACCGCCGTCGGCACCACCCTCGCCCTGCCCCAGTTCCGCGTCTACGATGCCGCCGGCCGCCTGGTGATGGATTACGAAGGCTACTCGAGCGAATTCCCCTTCGCTCTGGAGGCGGTCCTCGACGCCCCCCAGCCCCTCGACTCGCCGCGCCACCTCGAGTTCGAGCTCGCCACCCTCGAAGGCCCCCAGGGCGAACCTCTCCCGGAGCTCCCCGAGGCCGACCTGGTGCTGGTGAAGTACTCGGCCGTCTGGTGTATCCCGTGCCATGCGATGGCGCGCGATCTCGATCAGGTCCTGGCCACCGAGCGCGACCTGAAGGTGCTGGTGCTCAACGTCTCCGCCGACCACATCGAGCTATAG
- a CDS encoding TonB-dependent receptor: protein MPAAAGQGDEELRDLSLEQLLDLEVTSLMKVQEPAFQVPAAVHVLTAEDIRRSGVRTLPELLRMVPGLHVARVDSSRWAVSARGFNRENSNKLLVLIDGRDIYTPILSGVFWDVQGLLLEDIERIEVSRSPGGTLWGANAVNGVVNIVTKSAFETVDSLLTIASGAEEQLFTEVRLTGGKGSSAWRVFAQGFDREGFVDRDGAFAGDRWRGLRGGFRWDRSFARGSLTVQGDVFDTTAEGQVQIATPEPPFQRLLPDGNKADGGYLLTRGERNLTGGSRLEARLYYDRNRRTNPTSTATHDQFDIEVQHSGPASRRHRWVWGAGYRSSDDDLDGSFVYSLDPERRRTEIFSAFAQDRWALIPERLVLTAGTKLEHHDLSGFEVQPSLRLAWFPSPQQTLWGGVSRAVRTPNRTDYDGHFTFSVQPTNPPTYVSFFGDRDLDPESVVAWEVGHRIRPSSGLSFDSTVFFNRYRDLVSYRVGTPFFDTPPPRITVPIVPLNGSEAEAWGFELSVEWRPIERLQLQGSYSFLDVDIEITSPPAERLIEGGSSPRHQAGVRSFLDLPGGLQLDAFLYWVDRLESLAVPSYFRTDLRLAWPLSPDLELFAVVENATDDQHLEFISNTASPVLTEIERAFSVGATWRF, encoded by the coding sequence GTGCCCGCTGCCGCGGGCCAGGGCGACGAGGAGCTGCGCGATCTCAGCCTGGAGCAGCTCCTCGACCTCGAGGTGACCTCGCTGATGAAGGTTCAGGAGCCGGCCTTCCAGGTGCCGGCGGCGGTCCACGTGCTGACCGCCGAGGACATCCGGCGCTCCGGCGTGCGCACCCTACCCGAGCTGCTCCGCATGGTGCCGGGTCTGCACGTCGCGCGGGTCGACAGCAGCCGGTGGGCGGTTTCGGCGCGCGGCTTCAACCGCGAGAACTCCAACAAGCTGCTGGTGCTGATCGACGGACGCGACATCTACACGCCGATCCTGTCGGGCGTCTTCTGGGACGTTCAGGGCCTGCTTCTCGAGGACATCGAGCGCATCGAGGTGAGCCGTAGTCCGGGCGGCACGCTGTGGGGCGCCAACGCCGTCAATGGCGTGGTCAATATCGTCACCAAGAGCGCCTTCGAGACCGTCGACTCACTGCTCACCATCGCCAGCGGCGCCGAGGAGCAGCTCTTCACCGAGGTTCGCCTCACCGGCGGCAAGGGCTCGAGCGCCTGGCGGGTGTTCGCCCAGGGCTTCGACCGCGAGGGCTTCGTCGACCGCGACGGCGCCTTCGCCGGCGATCGCTGGCGCGGCCTGCGCGGTGGCTTTCGCTGGGACCGCTCCTTCGCCCGCGGCAGCCTGACGGTGCAGGGCGACGTCTTCGACACCACCGCCGAGGGGCAGGTTCAGATCGCCACTCCGGAGCCCCCCTTCCAGCGCCTGCTGCCGGATGGCAACAAAGCCGATGGCGGCTACCTGTTGACCCGCGGTGAGCGCAACCTGACCGGCGGCAGCCGCCTCGAGGCACGCCTCTACTACGACCGCAACCGGCGCACCAACCCGACCTCGACGGCGACCCATGATCAGTTCGACATCGAGGTTCAACACAGCGGACCGGCCAGCCGTCGCCATCGCTGGGTCTGGGGTGCCGGCTATCGCAGCAGCGACGACGACCTCGACGGCTCCTTCGTCTACTCCCTCGATCCGGAGCGGCGGCGGACCGAGATCTTCAGCGCCTTCGCCCAGGACCGCTGGGCGCTGATCCCGGAACGCCTCGTGCTCACCGCCGGCACCAAGCTCGAGCACCACGACCTCAGCGGTTTCGAGGTTCAGCCCTCGCTCCGGCTGGCCTGGTTCCCGAGTCCGCAACAGACTCTCTGGGGAGGCGTCTCGCGGGCTGTCCGCACCCCCAATCGCACCGATTACGACGGCCACTTCACCTTTTCCGTCCAGCCCACCAATCCGCCGACCTACGTCTCCTTCTTCGGCGATCGCGACCTCGATCCGGAATCCGTCGTCGCCTGGGAGGTGGGTCATCGCATCCGGCCCAGCAGCGGCCTGAGCTTCGACTCGACGGTGTTCTTCAATCGCTATCGGGACCTGGTCTCGTACCGCGTCGGCACTCCCTTCTTCGACACTCCGCCACCGCGCATCACCGTTCCCATCGTGCCCCTCAACGGCAGCGAAGCCGAGGCCTGGGGATTCGAGCTGAGCGTCGAGTGGCGTCCCATCGAGCGGCTGCAGCTTCAGGGCAGCTACTCCTTCCTCGATGTCGACATCGAGATCACCTCGCCGCCCGCCGAGAGGCTGATCGAGGGCGGCAGCTCACCGCGCCATCAAGCCGGCGTGCGCTCCTTCCTCGACCTCCCCGGCGGCCTGCAGCTCGATGCCTTCCTCTACTGGGTCGACCGCCTGGAGAGCTTGGCGGTGCCGAGTTACTTCCGCACCGATCTGCGTCTCGCCTGGCCCCTGAGCCCTGACCTCGAGCTCTTCGCGGTGGTCGAGAACGCCACCGACGACCAACATCTCGAGTTCATCTCGAACACCGCCAGCCCGGTACTGACGGAGATCGAACGCGCCTTCTCGGTGGGAGCGACATGGCGTTTCTGA
- a CDS encoding YfiR family protein, protein MPTLDLAIGLLALGLVVAAAPAGAQSYTAGGVRAEIIYKILTFADWPVHSRPAEGEPFCLATLGSDPLIASLGSALRDRTLGGRPIRLVTARSADEVLDCQALYFGRLGRDEMEEAFRSLAGRGILTFAQQPDFLARGGMIFLPPPGGEHGIEVHLPNTRQADLHLSSELLRMERVRVVQRPPPS, encoded by the coding sequence TTGCCGACGCTCGACCTGGCCATTGGGCTCCTGGCCCTCGGCCTGGTGGTCGCCGCGGCCCCGGCCGGCGCCCAGAGCTACACCGCCGGCGGCGTGCGTGCCGAGATCATCTACAAGATCCTGACCTTCGCCGACTGGCCGGTGCACTCCCGGCCGGCCGAAGGCGAGCCCTTCTGCCTCGCCACCCTGGGTTCCGATCCGCTGATCGCCTCCCTCGGCAGCGCCCTGCGCGATCGCACCCTCGGAGGTCGTCCGATTCGCCTGGTGACGGCGCGCAGCGCCGACGAGGTGCTCGACTGCCAGGCGCTCTATTTCGGCCGCCTCGGTCGCGACGAGATGGAAGAGGCCTTCCGCTCCCTCGCCGGCCGGGGCATCCTGACCTTCGCCCAACAACCCGATTTCCTGGCCCGTGGCGGCATGATCTTCCTGCCGCCGCCGGGTGGCGAGCACGGCATCGAAGTCCACCTCCCCAACACCCGTCAGGCGGACCTCCACCTCAGCTCGGAGCTGCTGCGCATGGAGAGGGTGCGGGTGGTGCAGCGGCCCCCGCCGAGCTGA